DNA sequence from the Cohnella herbarum genome:
AATGGTTTAGGGTGCTCCTCTTCATTAACGATCAGCAATTGTTTACTTTACAGTTTCTAATTATGAGATTGCAGCAACAGGCCGAATTTCTGAATTCTTCGCTGAGCGCTGCGGCGAGAGCTGCCCTAGGCGGAGAAATGGTTCCGACGATCGGGATCCGGGTAGCGACGGCGATGGTATCGATCGGTCCAATAATTCTTTTATATCCGTTCCTTCAGAAGTATTTCATTAAAGGGTTAACCATTGGTGCGGTGAAAGGCTGAGGAAGATTTAGGAAGGCTATTGCCGGCTGTGCCGGTTAGCATAGAATTTCATTCCGGGAGGGTTAAGAATGTTTAGAAAAACAATCCAAAGTATGGTTATGGGTACTGCCTTAATTGTGTTGCTGTCCGTTCTGGCAGCGTGTTCCAAGAACGAGAACGCCGGTTCACCAAGCGCATCGACGCCTGCAGCTTCGGTACATGCATCCGAAACAACAGAACCTACCGAATCTACCGAACCGAGCGAATCCGTCAAGGCTCCGCCGGAGGAAGTCACGTTGGAGTTTTTCATGCCATCGGGAACCGCCGACGTGAATGATTTGCAGGCTGTGCTGGACCAATTTTACGCCGAAACCAAAGATACCTTGAATACGAAGCTCAAGTTCAACTTCACGACCTTCGATAACATCGGGCAACAAGTTTCACTGAAGATTGCCGGTGGAGAGCAAGTGGACAGCGCGTTTACCGCGCAATGGACCGCTCCGAATATTAATCAGATGATAGCTAAGGATCAATTGGCTAACCTGGATTCTTATTTCAATAACGATAAATACCCGGGACTTAAGAAAGCGTTCACACCCGAATATTTGAAAAACAACAGTTTCATCGATGCCAAGGGCGAGTCTCATATCTACGGTATTCCATTCACGCACGGGTTCGATGGCGGCGGAGTTATCTATTATCGTAAAGATCTTGCTGAGAAGTACGGAGTTACGGAGATCAAGTCGGTAGCGGATTTGACGAAATATTACGATGCGATCTTAGCCAACGAGAAAGGAGTGATCCCGCTTACTTGGAACGGTAACCAGGATTTACTTTCCGATACGCTGCTTACGATGGTACAACCAATTACGGAGAAGCATAATTACGAAACGAATGTAGCGGGTACGAACAGCAGCATCGCCATCAAACCGGATGGAACGGTCTACGTCGCTAAGACCGTCAATCCATGGAGCGATCCGGAATTTATAGCGCTTATTCCCGATTCCTTGAAATCGATGGATCCACTGACAGGCTACAAGTTGGCTCGCGAATGGTATACGAAAGGGTATTTGGAGAAGGACATCTTGGCTCAGAAAGATCCGGATGGTCAATTCATGTCGGGAAAAGCGGCTTCGGTCGTTCGTACGCTGGATATCTATGCATCCGAGAAGCAACAGCTCGAGAAGGCGATACCTGGAGCGAAATTGGGTTACTTTATCATCAACCCCGGCTATCTTAACGGAACGCCGAAAGCGGTAGGAAGCGATTTCAAAGCTTGGAACTTCGCCGCTATCCCTTCTAATTCGAAGAACATCGAACGTACGATGCAGTTTTTCGACTGGCTGTTCACGAACCAAAGCAATCATGACTTATTCGAATTCGGGATCGAAGGCAAACATTGGACGGCCGAAGGAGACACCAAATATTCCATTCCTGCTGGCGTAGATGCGGCGAGCAATTATAACTTCCCTGGTTTTACGTTATCTTGGAACCCGACGATGGTGCGCTACGATGCAACGACTCCTGACGATGTCGTCACGACATTAAACAATCTTGGAGATACGAACTTCTTCTTCAAGAAGCTCTCCGCAGGCTTCAACTTCGTGACGGACAACGTGAAGAATGAGACGGCAAAGCTCAATGACGTGAAATCTCTATTAAGAACGATCGGTGACGGAGTATCCGATGACATTGAAGGAACGTTGGCAAAAGTTCAGAAGGATTTCGACAAAGCTGGATATGCGAAGGTGCGCGAGGAGCTAGAGAAACAATTTAACGAATTTCTGAAGACCAATCCTTATGAAGGCCAATAAGGATCGAGGAATAGACATGATACGACAACAGATAGAATATCAGACTTGCGCGGAACTGGTAGAGGAGTTTGTAGGATCGGATCGATTGAATGGCGGACAACGAATTCTCTTCGAAGGCGTTGACGGTAAGGATGTTTACAATATTACTTCACCGTTTATGGATCGGGGCAGCTTGATTATAGCAGGCCGGGTGGAAGGACGGACGACCGAAAGGTCGGACGTTCTTTTCTTCCGGCAGCAAGGAGATGTTTGGACGCCGCATCCCGATTATCCGACATTCGAATTGCAAGATCCGTTCGTTACTCGGATTAAGGGCGAGCTTATATTCGGAGGCGTGGCCGTCATCAGTGACCCTCTCCATCCCGAGAACATCGTTTCCTGGGTAACCAGCTTTTACCGGGGACAAGATGTGCGCAGCTTGCAGCCCTTTCTAACCGGTCCCGATCGAATGAAGGACGTCCGGCTACTCGAACTCGCTAACGGCGAGATCGGCGTGTTGTCCAGACCGGGAGGCTTACTGGGGGGAGGTCCGGGGAGTGTTATCGGGTTTACGAAAGTCTCCACGTTAGAAGACGTAACCGCGGATATTATCGCGCGCGCGCCGACATTCAACAATCAATTTTCCCCGCTGGAGTGGGGGGGAGCGAACGAGCCTCACCTATTGGCGAACGGTTACGTGGGCGTGCTAGGTCATATTGCGGAATTCGACGGAGTGAACCGTCGGTATCGGGCGATCACATTCGCCTTCCATCCCGAGACGTCGATAGCTTCTCCGATGAAAATCATCGCCATGCGCCAGAACTTCCCGGCTGGTGCTGCCAAAAGGATGGATTTGAAAGATATTATTTTCAGTGGCGGCATCGTGCGCAAAGCCGGCGGGTTAGCGGATTTATACGTGGGGGCAAGCGATGCGGAAGCCTATCGGATCGAGATTAAGGATCCATTCTTGGAATATGAAAGTTACTGAGTATCATTTGGATCGAGTGAAATGACTAAGGGGGGATGATTGTGAAGCGATTAGTCTCGCTTGTATTATTTATTGTGCTGTTGATCCCTATGTTTACGCTCCGGGCAGTTGCTGCCTCAGGGGATACGATTCAAGTTACTTATGCCATGGACAACGGAGACTTCAACCAAGGATTGACGGGTTGGAACAACAACAATACGACCGGAACTACCGATAAAATCAGGTCGGAGCATTATCTTGAGTTAAAGCCGGGCGCGGCCATCTGGCAACCTCTTAACATCACCAATGATGCTAGCGGACCGAGCGTGAACGACGCCGTTTATGCCAAAGTGTACGCAACGCTCAGCAGCGATGTTACGACGGACGACAATGTGTTGATTCGTCTCGTTGCAGGCTCTCCACTGGCCGAGATTGACAGTCTGGCCGGAGTTGCGCGCGAAATACCGGTTGAACTGACCTCCACTTTCAAAAATCTAGAAGGTCGTATCCCTGCGAATCAGGATAAGCTATGGGTCGAATTACATAACGATACGGCCGGAACCATCGAAGTTTCCCGAGTAGAGGTGTGGGGCGTAGATTCCGATAATCGCGTTAAGCCCTATACGGTACCGAACGGAGATTTCTCGCAAGCTCTCTCCGGCAATTGGGATACGAATGGAAAAGCGATTTTCGGAACAGGGGCTTATCTCCAACCGGGGGCCGCTGCTTGGCGAAGCTTGCCGATCGGCAATGCGCAAACCTCTCCGCAACCCGGCGACAAGGTGAGCGTGAAGGCGAGCTTGTTCGTGCCGTCGGTCGTTAACCGGACGGACGGCGTGTTTGTCAGGCTGAACGACGGACAATACACTTTACGGGATGTTAACGATATTGCCGGAACCGAACGCGGTAGATGGTTCGTTGCGAACGGGAGCGTCATCAACAATGGAGGAGTCATACGAAACGGAGCGACGGAGCTTTGGATTGAACTGCACAATGAGACGAGCGTTCCCGTCCGGTTGAAGGAATTAACGATAACGGCGGAGAGAGCGGCATCATCCGTATACGACTTAAACGGAGATAGTGCGGTTGATGAAGCGGATGCTACGTGGTTAAGCGAGAGAATATTAAACGGTCCTTATGGCGTTAGCGCGGATTTCGATAAAGACGGCCAGTTGACCGCGAAAGACCTGTCGTTCTTTAACAAATTCGCGCTTCACCGTAAGGATGAATTTTATCTGAATCTCAAGCACTTCTTATTCATGAACGAGAATGTAACGATCGACGGAATTCCGATGATGATAACGCATCTTTATTCCGAACCGATAGACCGGAACGATCTGTCCAAGGGCTATGCTTGGGTCGGCGATCCGCAAGAAGGCTTTGCGGCAGTTGACGACGTATCGCGAGCGGTTATCGCGTTCGCGGAGCATTATGAGAAGTACGGCGACGATGTCAGTTACGATAAGGTGAAGCGCGGGCTTGAATTCCTAATGTGGATGCAATACAGCGATGGGGATTTCGACAACTTCGTGGTTAAGGATCCCGACGGCACGATCAGACCCAAGGACAGTGCTTCTTCGCAAAAGAGCTTCAGTTGGTGGGCGGTTCGGTCCTATGAAGCTTTCGCGACAGCTCTTCCGAGGCTGAAAGCGGAAGATTCCGCGTTGGCCGGTCGAGTGAAGGAGCGGCTTGCTCTTTGCTTGAAGCGGCTGAAGGAGAACACGGATCCTTTCTATGGTCAATATTCAGAGGCCGGAGGCGTACGTAAAGCCAAGTGGCTGCTGCTCGGCGATACTTGGCTTACTTCCACGGCGATCAATGCGTTGGCGGAGCATATGAAAGTGGCGGATAACGAGTCGATCAGAGCCGACATTCGGCAATCCGTCCGTAGGTTAGGAGAAGGACTGGCGCTTGCTAAGTTCGGAGATTTCCGGGACTTCCCTTATGGAGGCTTCATGCATCACTATGAAGGCGTGCCGGGAGCGTACAATTGGGATGAATGGAACAGCATTCAGATTCGCGCAATGGCCTACGCAGGACAAATCGCCGGACAACCGGAATGGATCGAAGCGGCCGAACACGCGGCGGACAGCTTTCTGGGAGATTTGTTGATTTCCGGACGAGCGGAAACGATGCATCCGAATAAGAAGCCTTACCCGCAAATTAATTACGGAACCGCAAGCTACGTCGATAATTTCTTGGCGCTCTACGAGGTAACCGGAAAAGAGAAGTACGCGGCGCTTGCGGGGATTGCGGCATCTTGGTGGACGGGAAACAACGTGCGTCAATTTCCGATGTTCAACGAGGCGGAAGGATATGCTTACGATGGTTTATACGATACGGAAGTGAACATCAACAGCGGCGGGGAGTCGCTCGATGAAGCCATTCGCGTCCTCGTGCGCGTATTGGATAATCCTATAGCAAAATCTTACTTATACGCCCGCCAGACAGAGGAGAATCAAGCTCAAACGCTAGATGTGGAGAACTTGTACAAAAGTGTTGCCGCGCCTGACGAGAGAATGTCGTTCCCGAATGGCGGGCTTAATGACCCTGATCTCGCACTGATTAAGCAGGATGCAGACTCGGGCACTGACGAGGCAAAAATTTATGAAGACGTCCAAGCGATAGACGGCGTGCGGGAAGTGTATCCCGATTGGACGGGGACTCGAGCGATATTCGTTGCCGCGACCGGCTACAATAATATCCGATTGTTTAACGGAAGCGTTATCAAAACCGAACTGCCGGTAGGCGGTGCAGCCGGAAGCTTCCAAGTTGGCGATGCAGTGAAGCTCGAGTTCTCGGCGAGGGTTGAATTCGATACGACGCTGAAAGCGGAAGTTTACGCAATCAAGGCCAACGGAGATAGAGTCCGGGTCGCGGACGCCAACGACATGAAATATCACGCCCGTACCTGGTATGCGGGAGCAAGCTCGGTCAAAACGACGCCGGTAGCCAAAATTCCCGAGGGAACCGTGAAATTGGAAATCGTGTTTGAAGCGGTATCGACGAAAACGCCTGCGCATGAAGGATACGCCATGGTGACGGAAGGAAAGCTTTACAAAATGAGCGTGCCGGAGATTCGGTACTCGAATACGGATCTTTCCGGTTCCAGTTATGTTCAAATGCCCGCGGGGCAGCAAAAGACGTTTGACATCGACGTGCCCGAAGCCGGACGATACGACGTGATGTTAAGCTATATCGCAAATCCGAACGCTAAGGTTAAGGTCGGATTTAATGATCTATCGCCGAAGACGGTATCCTTACAAGGATCATCGGTTAGCGATACGGTTCAAATCAAACGAATCGATACATTGGATTTGCCTGAAGGAACCGTTACGTTAACGCTGGAAAACCCGGACGCTTTAACAGCGGCCGACGTGGATGCGCTTATTCTTTATCCGGCGTTAGCCTATGCGACCTATTCTTTGCCGACGGGCGGATCGGTAAAGGTCCTTCGAGACAGCTTGTCGGGATCCCTGATCGTAGGAGCTTCCGAGCAGGTGGACAATAGGCATACTCTAATGTTAGAAGTGCCGAACGACAACGTGTTTGCCGGTTCGGGCATGCACGTCAGAGGGAGCGTTAAAGACGCGAACGGGGGCTTGGTCGGTAACGCGAATGTAACGGTTAAGGTAGCCGGCGTATCGAAGGCGGCGGCGACGGATTCCGAAGGGCGATTTAGCGTGGTCGTTGACATACCTTCCACGATTTCTCCCGGGCAATATCGGGTGAGAGCAACTACGGCTCTAGGCGAAGCGACCCGTCCGATCACGGTTATTCGTGCAAATGGCGATTCATCCGGAAGCGTCGGAGGCTCCGGCGGTGGTAAGGCGACATCGGACGCATTAGGCGTGCTTGAGGTGAAGAAGGAGCTTCTTCAATCTCAAGAAAATGGAGTCGTCCGGATAGCGATACCGGAAGGGGTCGACACGATTCGGATCTCTCAAGTGATTTTGAAGGACGCCAAGTCCCATCCGATCGAATTGTTCTCGCAAGGAATAACGATTACGCTTACGCCGGAAGTAATGGACGCGTTATTCAAACAAGCTCAAGCCGCAGGGTTGAGCGATTGGACGCTTTCCCTCGAGGTGATCAAGGTAGAGGAGGAAGCTGCAACGTCTTTATTGCAAAGTCTCGCGCCTAGAGCCAATGTAAAGTTGAAACAAGGAAGCGACATTTACGAGTTGAATTTGAAATTCATACACTCCGATAAGCCATCCGTAGACGTTCATTCACTGAGTAAACCGATTCGAGTTTCTTTGAAAATCGAGGCGGATGTTAATCCTTCCTTGTCAGGGGTCTACTTCTTAGACGAAGATGGAAGTCTGGAATATGTCGGAGGACGGGTTACATCGGGATTCATGAATGCTAACGTGAACCATTTCAGCAAGTACGGTGTTCTGGAATATGATAAGTACTTCCAAGATGTGCCGGCTTCGCACTGGGCATACACATCGATATCCGAACTGGCGGCCAAACATGTCGTTAATGGCGTAACCGATCAACGATTCGGTAAGGATCTAAAGATTTCCCGCGCCGAATTCACTTCGCTAATCGTCAGGGCATTCGGTCTGCGGAGCTGGGATGCGAAACAGAGCTTCACGGACGTAAGCGAGAAGAGCTGGTATTCGGCCGATATCGCTTCCGCCCTGCAAGCAGGAATCATTACCGGAAGAACGAAGACCGAGTTCGCTCCGGAAGCCGCGATGACGAGATCCGAAGCGGCGGTCATTCTCGCGCGGACGGTTGAGCGATTATCTGTTAAGGTTCCTGTCGGTAAGGGTTCATTGGATGATTTCATGGATAAGTCCGATATTTCGGCGATGTTCCAAGATAGTTTATCGAAGAGCGTCGGAGCGGGACTGCTGCAGGGGGATCATCGCAACCGTCTTCGTCCCAACGACGTTATGACTCGCGCGGAAGCGGCTATCGTTATTCAGAAGCTTCTGGCAATCGTAGATTCGCAATAGTTCGATCACGAATAGGCCATCCCATAAGTAATCTTATGGCGGCCTATTTTTGTTGCGTAGGGATGATGATGGACGAAAATTTGTAGATGGCTGCAGGAATGACCGACTGAGTCGGAATTGGTGTGCGAAATTGAGGTGCGATTGACAATTAAATGGATTTATACAGCTAATTATCTCGGATTTGAACCATCATAAGCAAATAAATGGAAAAGTACAGTTAATCCGATCCTCTCCCCTTCGGGATCGAATGAACAGCAAAAAACAAATGGATTTATCCATCTATTCAGTGCAGTACAGCTCTCATATATGGAAATAACGGGATAAATCCATTTATTTTTAGACTAGACCTAAGAGAGGAAGAGTTGTAGTGCTGTGGCGGTTTAATTTGAGTGTGCATACCTGTAAGGGGACGTCTTAGACAATCCTTTCTTGCCTTTAAGACGATAGTGCTGCATAAGATTCAAGCGAACTAGTGAGCAACTGAACAATAGATTCATTAAGCGCAACAGATACGCCGGGGTACAATTAAAACTATTTTAACTTATATCGAAACTTATCCTTATCGTCACCCTGGTCATCCTCATCTTCATGTTCTTCTTTCTCTTCATGGAACTCAACTGATGAGTGACCTGTTATGTTATCAAATGGAGTGTAATTGTAATGAGAGGTGGAAAGTTTACTGAGCTTCTTAAAAATTACAATCCCTATCAATAATGTGAAAATGATGAAAACAGAAATTAAAGCTACAACGGAAAGTGTGGTATTCATGGAAATATCCTCCAATAAATGTTTATAAGGAATACGATCAGACTGGTGACAAGGTTTCAATCCAGATTACTTACTGCACATAACGAAAATTTGATGCAGTAATGACCCAGTAAGTGCAATAGACACGTCTAGAAATAATTAACACAATGGCACGGAGTATTAGCGGTTGCTTATAACAATAGCTTGGACTATTAAATAAATGATTGATACCAGCATCAGATAGCCGGTAATGCGAGCCCTATCATATATCCACTTTAGTTCCTCAAATTTCTTTGATCTTTTCATGAGTGCTGTCATACCAAATATAAGGATAGCACCAATCGCAGCGAGAATAATTGATGATAGGTTCTGTGACCATATTTCGTTCATGGCGATGCCCTCGCAGTTATTTTCCTAATATTTTACACACAGAGTCCTTATTCGACAATATTTTCCTACATCAGGAGTATCCATACGCAAGGAGTCGCACAATAGTACGAGAGGAAAGGAAATAGGTTGAAAGGTAATTTTGCAACTAAAAAAGGTTCTATACCGTCAAAATAAATATCAGACATAAGATCATGGGGGTATCATGATGAATAAATCGGCAAAAAGATTCAAATGGGGAGTCGCTATCGTAGCACTTACGCTCGTTCTTACCGCCTGCGGAGCCAAAAATAACGGTTCCGAAGGTCCATCGGCCTCGCCAACCTCGTCATCGACTCCGCTACCTACGGCAAGCGATTCGGAAGAACCCGGCGAAGACCCCGGCGAGCTTATCCTGAAGCAATTCCAAGATAGCGCGATGGCTAGTCCGCCGGCTAATGAATTGTTCGCATCGTTTAAGGAGTTAATCGCGGAAGTGGAGCCTGCGCAGGCAGACGATATGGTTCGTTCCCTCGAGGCTTATTACGTTAAAAACTTGCCGGGCGTCGAGAAAGAGTACGAAGCGGAAAAAGTGCAACAGCTACTATCCAAGTCGGAGTGGCCGATTACCGAGGAAAAAGCCGAATCGATCGGCGACGCCGCCGTTCGCGATCTCGTTCAAAGGACGTACGCGGGGGATACAAGCTGATTACGGCGGAAGGCTTTATTTTCCCGATCGTGGATTACGGCAAGCTGGTCTCGTACGCGGACAAAATGTCGATCTCGATGAAAGCTTATTTGGATGTCATGGCGACGGAATCCGATGCGGCAACCGCCAGAGACGCAGGACTTGCCATTTCATGGGACGAACTGGCTAACCGCGCGCTCGCTGCAGAGAGCTATGTCGTTGCATTCCCGGATACGCCGGAAAGAAAAGCGATCGAGATTAAATATTTGAACTATTTGAACATGTACTTGATCGGACTTAACAATACGCCGATATTCGATTACGATACGTTCCTGATCCTGCCGGAAGTGAAAAGCCAATACGAGCAAATGGCGACTACGCATGCCGGAACGATTACCGGTCAATTGACTAAACAATTGCTCTCCATTCTCGATACGACGGAAGGGGCGGTATTCGCCAAGAGCAAAAACGGCGAACAAACGAATATCCCGGCAATCCAGCAGTTCCGCGATAAAATCAACGCATCTGTGAGTTCCAAGCTGCCCGCCAGTAAAAATTAGATAAAGACATGCCAAAATCGCATAGCAGGATTTAAGACCCCTTTAGCGAAATGATAAGTTTAGAAATCGTTTTCTAAATATTTAAAACGCGGAGGGGTTTTTGTTGGCTAGATTAGACTTTCCAAAGGATTTCGTATGGGGTACGGCAACGGCTTCTTATCAGATCGAAGGGGCTTGGCAAGAGGACGGACGCGGGCCGTCGATCTGGGATACGTTCTCTAAAACTCCAGGCAAAGTGTTTAATAACGATAATGGGGACGTCGCTTGCGATAGCTACCACCGTTACGAGGAAGATATTGCCCTGCTGAAGAAACTCGGAGTTAAAGCGTACCGGTTCTCGATCGCATGGCCGCGCATATTCCCTCAAGGAATGGGCGAAGTAAACGAAAAGGGCTTGGATTATTACCGTAAAGTCGTGGACGCGTTGATCGCCGCCGGCATCGAGCCTTGCGTGACCTTATATCACTGGGATTTGCCTCAAGCGTTGCAGGATAAGGGCGGCTGGGACAATCGCGATACGATCGACGCGTTCGTGAACTATTCCGAGGTCATTTTCAAAGCCTTCGACGGTAAAATCAAACAATGGATCACGTTTAACGAAACTTGGTGCGTCTCGTTCCTCTCCAACTATATCGGTGCTCATGCACCGGGCAATACCGATCTTCAACTGGCGATCAACGTCGCGCACCATTGCATGGTTGCCCATGGAGAAGCGGTGAAGAGATTCCGCGAGCTCGGCATTCAAGGCGAGATCGGCACGACCCACAATTTGTACTGGTTCGAGCCGTACTCCACCTCTCCGGAGGATGTCGCGGCCGCTCATCGCAATCGCGCTTACAACAATGAATGGTTTATGGAGCCCACGTTCAAGGGGACGTATCCGCAATTCATGGTCGATTGGTTCAAGGCCAAGGGAGCGACGGTTCCGATCTTGCCCGGCGATATGGAGACGATCTCGCGGAAAATCGATTTCATCGGCGTGAACTTCTACAGCGGCGGATTCGGCCGGTACAAGAAGGACGAAGGCTTGTTCGATTGCGAAGAAGTTCAAGTCGGCTTCGACAAAACGTACATGGATTGGAACGTATACGCGGACGGTTTGTACAAAGTTCTCTCTTGGGCGCACGAGCAATACGGCGACACGCCGATCTATATTACGGAGAACGGCGCATGTTACGAGGACGTGCTGACCGGGGATAACCGGGTTCACGACGTTCTTCGCACGGAATATTTCCGCAAACATTTCATTCAATGCCATCGTCTGATCGAGTCCGGCGTACCGCTTAAAGGGTACTTCGCTTGGTCGCTGCTCGACAACTTCGAATGGGCGGAAGGGTATCGCAAACGCTTCGGTATCGTTTACACGAATTACGAAACGTTGGAGCGCCATCCGAAGGATAGTTACTATTATATTCAGGACGTCATTAAGAACGATGGTTTCGAGGCATAACTCATAGATGAACCGGGGTGCGGGAGCATTCCGGTTTTTCGAACCCTTTCGGCGAACGCGCGTCCGGCATAGGTTTCTTCCTAGGGCTTTTTCCGTTACAATAAGGGAGATGCCTTACTAGGAAAGAGGAATACGCCATGAACGTCGTCTTAGCGACGCTGAACGCTAAATACATCCACACCTCGCTCGCCCTGAGATATTTGAAGTCTTTCGCCCAGGACGAGTTCGAGGTGGACATTGCCGAATATACGATCAAAGATCCAGCGATGGGAATCGCGGCCGATCTGTTCTCCAAGAAGCCGGACGTTATCGGTTTCTCCTGTTATATCTGGAACATCGAGGAAACGATCGTCGTCGTGGACATGCTACGCAAAGTGCTTCCGGACGTGAAGATCATGCTCGGCGGACCCGAAGTATCCTACGATACGGAATATTGGATGAATCGTCTAACGTCCGTTGATTTTATCGTCATGGGCGAAGGCGAGGAAACGTTCCGGGACTTGCTGCGGCAGATCTCCGGGGAACGGAAATACCATTTCGTGTTCGGGTTGGCTTATCGCAAGGACGGGCAAGTCGTGA
Encoded proteins:
- a CDS encoding extracellular solute-binding protein; this encodes MFRKTIQSMVMGTALIVLLSVLAACSKNENAGSPSASTPAASVHASETTEPTESTEPSESVKAPPEEVTLEFFMPSGTADVNDLQAVLDQFYAETKDTLNTKLKFNFTTFDNIGQQVSLKIAGGEQVDSAFTAQWTAPNINQMIAKDQLANLDSYFNNDKYPGLKKAFTPEYLKNNSFIDAKGESHIYGIPFTHGFDGGGVIYYRKDLAEKYGVTEIKSVADLTKYYDAILANEKGVIPLTWNGNQDLLSDTLLTMVQPITEKHNYETNVAGTNSSIAIKPDGTVYVAKTVNPWSDPEFIALIPDSLKSMDPLTGYKLAREWYTKGYLEKDILAQKDPDGQFMSGKAASVVRTLDIYASEKQQLEKAIPGAKLGYFIINPGYLNGTPKAVGSDFKAWNFAAIPSNSKNIERTMQFFDWLFTNQSNHDLFEFGIEGKHWTAEGDTKYSIPAGVDAASNYNFPGFTLSWNPTMVRYDATTPDDVVTTLNNLGDTNFFFKKLSAGFNFVTDNVKNETAKLNDVKSLLRTIGDGVSDDIEGTLAKVQKDFDKAGYAKVREELEKQFNEFLKTNPYEGQ
- a CDS encoding DUF1861 family protein, with protein sequence MIRQQIEYQTCAELVEEFVGSDRLNGGQRILFEGVDGKDVYNITSPFMDRGSLIIAGRVEGRTTERSDVLFFRQQGDVWTPHPDYPTFELQDPFVTRIKGELIFGGVAVISDPLHPENIVSWVTSFYRGQDVRSLQPFLTGPDRMKDVRLLELANGEIGVLSRPGGLLGGGPGSVIGFTKVSTLEDVTADIIARAPTFNNQFSPLEWGGANEPHLLANGYVGVLGHIAEFDGVNRRYRAITFAFHPETSIASPMKIIAMRQNFPAGAAKRMDLKDIIFSGGIVRKAGGLADLYVGASDAEAYRIEIKDPFLEYESY
- a CDS encoding S-layer homology domain-containing protein — translated: MKRLVSLVLFIVLLIPMFTLRAVAASGDTIQVTYAMDNGDFNQGLTGWNNNNTTGTTDKIRSEHYLELKPGAAIWQPLNITNDASGPSVNDAVYAKVYATLSSDVTTDDNVLIRLVAGSPLAEIDSLAGVAREIPVELTSTFKNLEGRIPANQDKLWVELHNDTAGTIEVSRVEVWGVDSDNRVKPYTVPNGDFSQALSGNWDTNGKAIFGTGAYLQPGAAAWRSLPIGNAQTSPQPGDKVSVKASLFVPSVVNRTDGVFVRLNDGQYTLRDVNDIAGTERGRWFVANGSVINNGGVIRNGATELWIELHNETSVPVRLKELTITAERAASSVYDLNGDSAVDEADATWLSERILNGPYGVSADFDKDGQLTAKDLSFFNKFALHRKDEFYLNLKHFLFMNENVTIDGIPMMITHLYSEPIDRNDLSKGYAWVGDPQEGFAAVDDVSRAVIAFAEHYEKYGDDVSYDKVKRGLEFLMWMQYSDGDFDNFVVKDPDGTIRPKDSASSQKSFSWWAVRSYEAFATALPRLKAEDSALAGRVKERLALCLKRLKENTDPFYGQYSEAGGVRKAKWLLLGDTWLTSTAINALAEHMKVADNESIRADIRQSVRRLGEGLALAKFGDFRDFPYGGFMHHYEGVPGAYNWDEWNSIQIRAMAYAGQIAGQPEWIEAAEHAADSFLGDLLISGRAETMHPNKKPYPQINYGTASYVDNFLALYEVTGKEKYAALAGIAASWWTGNNVRQFPMFNEAEGYAYDGLYDTEVNINSGGESLDEAIRVLVRVLDNPIAKSYLYARQTEENQAQTLDVENLYKSVAAPDERMSFPNGGLNDPDLALIKQDADSGTDEAKIYEDVQAIDGVREVYPDWTGTRAIFVAATGYNNIRLFNGSVIKTELPVGGAAGSFQVGDAVKLEFSARVEFDTTLKAEVYAIKANGDRVRVADANDMKYHARTWYAGASSVKTTPVAKIPEGTVKLEIVFEAVSTKTPAHEGYAMVTEGKLYKMSVPEIRYSNTDLSGSSYVQMPAGQQKTFDIDVPEAGRYDVMLSYIANPNAKVKVGFNDLSPKTVSLQGSSVSDTVQIKRIDTLDLPEGTVTLTLENPDALTAADVDALILYPALAYATYSLPTGGSVKVLRDSLSGSLIVGASEQVDNRHTLMLEVPNDNVFAGSGMHVRGSVKDANGGLVGNANVTVKVAGVSKAAATDSEGRFSVVVDIPSTISPGQYRVRATTALGEATRPITVIRANGDSSGSVGGSGGGKATSDALGVLEVKKELLQSQENGVVRIAIPEGVDTIRISQVILKDAKSHPIELFSQGITITLTPEVMDALFKQAQAAGLSDWTLSLEVIKVEEEAATSLLQSLAPRANVKLKQGSDIYELNLKFIHSDKPSVDVHSLSKPIRVSLKIEADVNPSLSGVYFLDEDGSLEYVGGRVTSGFMNANVNHFSKYGVLEYDKYFQDVPASHWAYTSISELAAKHVVNGVTDQRFGKDLKISRAEFTSLIVRAFGLRSWDAKQSFTDVSEKSWYSADIASALQAGIITGRTKTEFAPEAAMTRSEAAVILARTVERLSVKVPVGKGSLDDFMDKSDISAMFQDSLSKSVGAGLLQGDHRNRLRPNDVMTRAEAAIVIQKLLAIVDSQ
- a CDS encoding DUF3951 domain-containing protein is translated as MNTTLSVVALISVFIIFTLLIGIVIFKKLSKLSTSHYNYTPFDNITGHSSVEFHEEKEEHEDEDDQGDDKDKFRYKLK
- a CDS encoding GH1 family beta-glucosidase, whose amino-acid sequence is MARLDFPKDFVWGTATASYQIEGAWQEDGRGPSIWDTFSKTPGKVFNNDNGDVACDSYHRYEEDIALLKKLGVKAYRFSIAWPRIFPQGMGEVNEKGLDYYRKVVDALIAAGIEPCVTLYHWDLPQALQDKGGWDNRDTIDAFVNYSEVIFKAFDGKIKQWITFNETWCVSFLSNYIGAHAPGNTDLQLAINVAHHCMVAHGEAVKRFRELGIQGEIGTTHNLYWFEPYSTSPEDVAAAHRNRAYNNEWFMEPTFKGTYPQFMVDWFKAKGATVPILPGDMETISRKIDFIGVNFYSGGFGRYKKDEGLFDCEEVQVGFDKTYMDWNVYADGLYKVLSWAHEQYGDTPIYITENGACYEDVLTGDNRVHDVLRTEYFRKHFIQCHRLIESGVPLKGYFAWSLLDNFEWAEGYRKRFGIVYTNYETLERHPKDSYYYIQDVIKNDGFEA